A genome region from Myripristis murdjan chromosome 16, fMyrMur1.1, whole genome shotgun sequence includes the following:
- the LOC115374323 gene encoding natural killer cells antigen CD94-like yields MALRFYFTSLISDNMAKLRENQTAAANQNVLILTSESQQLQMEKSALERQVEKLRRERTELSLTWSQRILDAYCPKTGDKQERRCNPCQKGWLLSPSKSSCYLVVHGTYRDWKTWEEAAEDCRQRNADLVVIENRQEQEFICKVSERSLYGYWIGLRRTSGVWKWVDGSDLTESYWIYQPYDNKDCAASVQESSPKGLIAGNCADKNQWICEMKALSV; encoded by the exons ATGGCCCTTCGATTCTACT TTACCTCGCTCATTTCTGACAATATGGCCAAGCTGAGAGAAAACCAGAcagctgcagccaatcagaacgtact catcctgacttcagaaagtcagcagctgcagatggagaagagcgccttagagagacaagtggagaagctgaggagagagaggactgagctCAGCTTGACTTGGTCACAGAGGATCCTTGATGCCTACTGCCCCAAAACAGGAGACAAGCAAG AGAGACGGTGTAATCCTTGTCAGAAGGGCTGGCTTCTCTCCCCATCCAAGTCCAGCTGTTATCTGGTTGTACACGGTACATATCGTGACTGGAAAACCTGGGAAGAAGCTGCAGAGgactgcaggcagaggaatgcagattTGGTTGTGATAGAAAATCGTCAGGAGCAG GAATTCATCTGTAAAGTCAGTGAAAGGAGTTTGTACGGCTACTGGATTGGCTTGAGAAGAACAAGTGGTGTCTGGAAGTGGGTCGATGGAAGTGATCTGACTGAAag CTATTGGATATACCAACCTTATGACAACAAGGACTGTGCAGCTTCTGTCCAGGAGAGCTCACCTAAGGGATTGATAGCTGGGAACTGTGCTGACAAAAACCAATGGATCTGTGAAATGAAGGCTTTGTCTGTTTAG